The Nitrospira sp. sequence CGATACCAATCTTCGCTGATACGCTGCTGAGGGGGAACGGAGGCGATATACTCTCCCAGTTCAGCGTTGAGAATATCCCAGCCGACTCGGATATGACGATCGAGAGAATGCGACTTGTACTGAATGAGAACGGCGATCTTACGGAGACCGGAATTGAGGCAATTGCTCAGAGTAAAGTCGATGATTCGGTATTTGCCCCCAAATGGGACCGCCGGCTTCGCGCGTTGGTCTGTGAGTGGGAAGAGTCGCTCGCCTTTGCCGCCGGCCAAGACCATTGTAAAAATGTTTTTCACTGGTAAATTCTAGCAGGACCGGCATGAAATAGAAAGGAAGCTGAATCGTTGACTTCCCGATCCATGCGGATAATACTAGACCAGATCCGGTTCTACTCGTCGGTGTCCACAGCGTGCGAAGTATCTGAAGCAAAGGAGTCAGCATGAAGCGAGATGTCGTGGTCGCCGCACTACCTCGGAGCACCAACAGTCGCGTGACAAAGCTTTCGGCGAAGCCCTCCTCCGGCCAGTTGGACGATGTGGCGTGGCGTCTGGAGCGGTTGGAAGGGCAGATGCAAAAACTGTCCGAACTCGTTCGGGATCATGCTGAAGATATGGATCGTCTGGTCAGGATTGTCGCAGAAAACAGTGAAATCCTCCGTCGACAGTTGCTTCGCAAGCATCATGAAAAAGTTCGAGTCAGAAAGCATCTTCGCGCGGCCGACTCCAAGTTTGAGTAGTCGTGTATCCTCTGGTTCATGTCCTGCCGTCTTCATCCCAATGCGGTCCCTATCGGAGCTCGTGGTGATCGGATAGCCGTCATCCTTCACAAGTTGGTTGGAACGGACGGCTGTCGATGCGTGTGATGCGTGGGTACAGACTCGCGCTGAGTTCTCCAGTCTGGCGCGATATTTGTTGCCCACGAGAGAGCGAAGAAGCGTAGGATACGCTATGGCTCGATGTCCGGCGATTTCCTTCTCCTGCCTTATTCTGATGCTGTGTAGCCTTGCCCTCAATCAAGAGGTGGTCATTGCCGGGCCGCCGATGGGTGGCGATTCCGGCAGCGCCTTCAAGGCCGTGTCTTCACCGCCGCCGATGTTGCGGTTGAGCCTGGAAGAAGCCATCAGTTTATTCCTTCGGCAGAACTTCGATCTCCTGATGGCCAAGTATGGGATCGAGTCGAGTAAGGGACGGGAAATTACGGCAAGACTGTTTCCGAACCCGTATGCATCTCTCGGCCTGGAAACCTCGCCGGTTCAAGGTCGATCGCTGGCAAACAGCGGGCAAGTCTATCCTCAAATTCAGCAGTTGTTCGAACTGGCCGGAAAGCGGGGCTATCGGATCGAGAGTGCCGCATTCGGGACCCAGTCGGCAGAAGCGGCCTTTGAAGACGCTGTTCGGCAGCTCAGTTTCTCGGTGAAAGACGGGTACTATCGCATACAACTGGCGCGGCGCCGGCTGACATTGGCGGAGGAAAACAGAGACCGCTTTTCCCGAATCCTGGAGGTCAATACGGTCCGATTCAAGAAAGGGTACATCGCCGAGGTGGACCTGATCCGTATCCGACTGCAGTTCATCGATTTTCAGTCGCAAGTGATTCAGGCGATTCAAGAAGTCGAATCGGTCCGTTCCGATCTGCGCCAGTTGCTGCGAATCTCCCCCGCAACCCTCATGGAGCTCACGACGGATCTGGAGTACAAGCGGGTGGATCCGAACATCGTCAAGCTCCGCAGCATGGCCTTGGACACTCGTCCCGATGTCCGAGCCAAGCGGCTCACCTTTTCACAGCGCGAGGCAGAGCTGAGGCTTGCGAGGGCCTACCGCATTCCGGACGTCACGGTCGGAGCAGGTTATGCCGTTCAAGGGT is a genomic window containing:
- a CDS encoding TolC family protein; translated protein: MARCPAISFSCLILMLCSLALNQEVVIAGPPMGGDSGSAFKAVSSPPPMLRLSLEEAISLFLRQNFDLLMAKYGIESSKGREITARLFPNPYASLGLETSPVQGRSLANSGQVYPQIQQLFELAGKRGYRIESAAFGTQSAEAAFEDAVRQLSFSVKDGYYRIQLARRRLTLAEENRDRFSRILEVNTVRFKKGYIAEVDLIRIRLQFIDFQSQVIQAIQEVESVRSDLRQLLRISPATLMELTTDLEYKRVDPNIVKLRSMALDTRPDVRAKRLTFSQREAELRLARAYRIPDVTVGAGYAVQGSKGPDNSNQMAFSLGLPLPLFNRNQGGIMQAEAALEVAEADLGKTFNQVENQVDTAYHNLIQSRRLVEAFLSEVLNDARSTFTIVEHAYERGGATLLDLLDAARTSRAIQQSYFEALFNYQRNVIQLENAVGQEITS